From a region of the Salarias fasciatus chromosome 6, fSalaFa1.1, whole genome shotgun sequence genome:
- the abcg2d gene encoding broad substrate specificity ATP-binding cassette transporter ABCG2d, producing MMETSNRVSIAMMEDIGTNGVAGSKVGPAVDRNSQRCGAAVSFHSIQYRVQLKSGLFCKRKITSRDILLDLNGIMKPGLNAILGPTGSGKSSFLDILAARKDPSGLSGEVLIDGAPQPPNFKCLSGYVVQDDEVMGTLTVRENLRFSAALRLPGSVPQSEKEARVSHLIKELGLTKVADSKVGTAMTRGVSGGERKRTNIGMELIIDPAVLFLDEPTTGLDASTANSVLLLLKRMANHGRTIIMSIHQPRYSIYRLFDTLSLLVGGRMVYHGPAPNALDYFANIGYPCEPHNNPADFFLDVINGDFTAASRANGSEDLDFEELSRSRQSIVERLVDEYRNSSYCGETRAELERILQDKEVTTRPASCTITYNSSFFHQLQWVLKRTFQNLMLSPQISVAQVTVHIFLALIVGAIFFGVKDDQSGIQNRMGALFFITTNQCFSTVSAAELFITERKLFVHEYVSGYYRVSVYFLAKILADISLRSLTSIIFGCIVYYLIGLKASVEAFLVFILTVTLVAYTATAMTMAISADQSVVALANIFMTITFVFMMIFSGLLVNLPSIMDWLAWLKYFSIPRYGLAALQINEFVDLKFCEEAVIRNFNTSGAVSNCSVNAAGLTCTGEQYLDYLGIEYTSWGLWENHVALIVMALVFLIIAYLKLRYIKKFT from the exons ATGATGGAGACGTCTAATCGTGTCAGCATCGCCATGATGGAAGATATCGGTACCAACGGGGTGGCCGGGTCAAAGGTCGGACCGGCCGTGGACCGAAACAGCCAGCGGTGCGGCGCCGCCGTGAGCTTCCACAGCATCCAGTACAGAGTGCAGCTGAAGAGCGGCTTGTTCTGCAAGAGGAAAATCACTTCCAGGGACATTCTGCTGGACCTCAA TGGGATTATGAAACCTGGCCTGAATGCGATCCTCGGAcccacaggaagtggaaaatCTTC ATTCTTGGATATTCTGGCAGCACGGAAGGATCCCTCTGGTCTCTCAGGGGAGGTCCTGATTGATGGAGCGCCGCAGCCTCCCAATTTCAAGTGCCTCTCCGGATATGTGGTTCAG GACGACGAGGTGATGGGCACGCTGACGGTCAGGGAGAATCTGCGTTTCTCTGCAGCCCTGCGTCTGCCCGGCTCCGTGCCGCAGAGTGAAAAAGAGGCTCGCGTCAGTCACCTCATCAAAGAGCTGGGGCTCACCAAAGTGGCAGACTCCAAG gtgggcACAGCAATGACACGAGGAGtctcaggaggagagaggaagaggacgaaCATCGGCATGGAGCTCATCATCGACCCTGCGGTCCTCTTCCTGGACGAACCGACCACCGGCCTGGACGCCAGCACTGCCAActccgtcctcctgctgctcaagAG GATGGCCAACCATGGAAGAACCATCATCATGTCCATCCATCAGCCTCGCTACTCCATCTACAGACTGTTCGACACTCTGAGTCTCCTGGTCGGAGGGAGGATGGTCTACCACGGGCCAGCGCCGAATGCCTTGGACTACTTTGCTAACATTG GTTATCCCTGTGAGCCCCACAACAATCCAGCTGACTTCTTCCTGGATGTGATTAACGGAGACTTCACAGCCGCGAGCAGAGCCAACGGCTCTGAAG ATCTGGACTTTGAGGAGCTGAGCCGCTCCAGGCAGAGCATCGTGGAGCGCCTTGTGGACGAGTACAGGAACAGCTCTTACTGTGGCGAAACGCGAGCCGAGCTGGAGCGCATCCTCCAGGATAAGGAGGTCACGACCCGCCCCGCGTCCTGCACCATCACCTACAACAGCTCCTTCTTTCACCAGCTGCAGTGGGTACTCAAGAGAACCTTCCAGAACCTCATGTTGAGCCCCCAGATTTCTGTGGCACAG GTGACGGTCCACATTTTCCTCGCCCTCATTGTCGGAGCTATTTTCTTCGGAGTCAAAGATGATCAGAGTGGGATCCAGAACAG GATGGGTGCTCTCTTCTTCATCACCACCAACCAGTGCTTCAGCACTGTGTCTGCAGCCGAGCTCTTCATCACTGAGAGGAAGCTCTTTGT GCATGAGTACGTCAGCGGTTACTACAGAGTGTCGGTCTACTTCCTCGCTAAGATCCTGGCTGACATCAGTCTGCGCAGCCTCACCTCCATCATCTTCGGctgcattgtttattatttgattG GACTAAAGGCCTCAGTAGAAGCTTTTTTGGTTTTCATACTGACGGTGACCCTTGTGGCCTACACCGCCACGGCCATGACCATGGCCATCTCTGCCGACCAGAGCGTTGTGGCGCTTGCCAACATTTTCATGACCATCacatttgtcttcatgatg ATTTTTTCGGGCCTCCTGGTGAACTTGCCCAGCATCATGGACTGGTTGGCCTGGCTCAAGTACTTCAGTATTCCTCGCTACGGTCTGGCG GCTTTGCAGATCAATGAATTTGTGGATCTGAAGTTCTGCGAGGAGGCTGTGATTCGCAACTTCAACACGTCAGGAGCAGTCAGCAACTGCAGCGTGAACGCAGCCGGACTGAC aTGTACAGGCGAGCAGTACCTGGACTATCTGGGGATAGAGTACACCTCGTGGGGACTCTGGGAGAATCACGTAGCTCTGATTGTAATGGCGCTCGTATTTCTTATCATTGCCTATCTGAAGCTCCGCTACATCAAGAAGTTCACTTAA
- the pkd2 gene encoding polycystin-2 isoform X2, whose protein sequence is MSSTRVRPQQLPQSPAARSPHRLDHSEGIEMENIQHQDLGLGGVAGTPSPPSRQAWSRDNPGFEPEDEIMEADWPQASPGRRSVSTASSSSCSSGPGGYHRGGSSPHIPRGGLYPTPTLDGQQQDRHEHRSCMKQILQKIRILWGTELMEDSDSSRERYLRNILREMLTYMAFLITVCILTYGMVSANMYYYTKVMSQLFLDTPLSAGDPTTFRSLSTMEDFWKFTEGPFLSGMYWEVWYNNKNLPENQSLIYYENLLLGVPRLRQVKVRNESCSVHEDLRDEVQDCYSIYTLTNEDTASFGPKNGTAWVYTTGNQMNSSSYWGQVSQYGGGGYYQDLSRTKEESAAHLQFLKDHLWLDRGTRAVFLDFSVYNGNINLFCIARLLVEFPATGGVVTSWHFQTVRLIRYVSSWDYFVGVCEVAFCLFILYYVVEEVLEIHIHRLHYFKSLWNCLDVLIVALSVVAIIMNVTRTAMVGNLLTGLLENHTVHPSFEPLANLQIQFNNMAAAIVFFSWVKLFKFINFNKTMNQLSSTMSRCAKDLVGFAIMFFIIFLAYAQLAYLVFGTQVNDFSTFQASIFTQFRIILGDFNFSEIEEANPVLGPIYFTTFVFFIFFILMNMFLAIINDTYSEVKADMSQQRSEMEMTDLIKKGCNKALMKLRLKKTAVDDISDSLRQAGGKLNFDELRQDLKGKGHTDAEIQAIFAKYDQDGDQELTEHEHQQMRDDLEKERDLELERNSLTRPSSGRSFPRTQDDSEEDDDEDSGHSSRRRGSSSGGVSYEEFQVLVRRVDRMEHSIGSIVSKIDAVIVKLEAMERAKLKRRDVLGRLLDGVMEDERLGRDTDAHREQMERLVREELERWESDDMASQVSHPQPATPIGPRPRPPSSLSTDGLDASTTVSSHV, encoded by the exons ATGAGTTCAACCCGAGTCAGACCGCAGCAGCTCCCGCAGAGCCCCGCGGCCAGGTCCCCGCACAGGCTGGACCACAGCGAGGGCATCGAGATGGAGAACATCCAGCATCAAGACCTGGGGCTCGGAGGGGTCGCGGGCACCCCGTCCCCTCCGTCCAGGCAGGCGTGGAGCCGGGATAACCCGGGATTTGAACCCGAGGACGAGATCATGGAAGCAGACTGGCCTCAAGCGAGTCCCGGGAGGAGGTCGGTGTCcacggcctccagcagcagctgcagcagcggcccGGGAGGCTACCACCGCGGGGGCAGCAGCCCTCACATCCCCCGGGGAGGACTGTACCCCACTCCCACCCTGGAcggccagcagcaggacaggCACGAGCACCGCAGCTGCATGAAGCAGATCCTGCAGAAGATCAGAA ttctCTGGGGCACAGAGCTGATGGAGGACAGCGACAGCAGTCGAGAGAGATACCTGCGGAACATCCTGAGGGAGATGCTCACATACATGGCATTCCTCATCACTGTCTGTATCT TGACTTATGGGATGGTGAGTGCAAACATGTACTATTATACCAAAGTCATGTCTCAGCTTTTTCTGGACACTCCGCTGTCTGCTGGGGATCCCACTACGTTCAGGAGCCTCTCCACCATGGAGGATTTCTGGAAG TTCACTGAGGGGCCCTTCCTCAGCGGTATGTACTGGGAGGTATGGTACAACAACAAGAATCTGCCGGAGAACCAGAGCCTCATCTACTACGAGAATCTCCTCCTCGGGGTGCCGCGGCTCAGACAGGTCAAAGTGCGAAATGAGTCCTGCTCTGTCCACGAAGATCTGAGGGATGAGGTCCAGGACTGCTACAGCATATACACCCTGACCAACGAGGACACCGCCTCATTCGGCCCCAAGAATGGCACAGC GTGGGTGTACACCACTGGGAATcagatgaacagcagcagctacTGGGGGCAGGTGTCTCAATATGGAGGTGGAGGATACTACCAAGACTTGTCTCGCACCAAGGAGGAGTCGGCTGCACATCTACAGTTTCTCAAAGACCACCTGTGGCTGGACAGGGGAACTCGAGCGGTCTTCCTTGACTTCTCTGTTTACAACGGGAACATAAACCTTTTCTGCATCGCCAG GTTGTTGGTGGAGTTCCCCGCTACGGGCGGGGTGGTGACATCCTGGCATTTCCAGACAGTGCGTCTGATAAGATACGTGTCCAGCTGGGACTACTTTGTCGGCGTGTGCGAGGTGGCGTTCTGCCTGTTCATCCTCTACTACgtggtggaggaggtgctggAAATCCACATCCACCGGCTGCACTACTTCAAGAGCCTGTGGAACTGTCTGGATGTTCTCATTGTCGCG ctcaGCGTCGTTGCTATCATCATGAATGTAACCCGGACGGCCATGGTTGGAAACCTGCTGACAGGCCTGTTGGAGAACCACACTGTTCACCCCAGTTTTGAGCCTCTGGCTAACTTACAGATCCAGTTTAATAACATGGCTGCAgcgattgtgtttttttcctgggtCAAG ctttTTAAGTTTATAAACTTCAATAAGACCATGAATCAGCTGTCCAGCACCATGTCTCGCTGTGCCAAGGATCTCGTGGGCTTTGCCATCATGTTCTTCATCATCTTCCTGGCATACGCTCAACTTGCGTACTTGGTGTTTGGAACTCAAGTCAACGACTTCAGCACTTTTCAAGCCAGCAT ATTCACCCAGTTTCGCATCATACTGGGAGACTTCAACTTCTCAGAGATTGAGGAAGCGAATCCAGTGCTCGGGCCCATCTACTTCACaacctttgttttcttcatcttctttatTCTCATG AACATGTTCCTGGCTATCATCAATGACACTTACTCAGAGGTGAAGGCTGACATGTCTCAGCAGAGGTCCGAGATGGAAATGACTGACCTCATTAAGAAG GGTTGTAACAAAGCACTGATGAAACTGCGACTGAAGAAGACGGCGGTGGACGACATCTCCGACAGTTTGCGTCAAGCTGGGGGGAAGCTGAACTTCGACGAACTTCGTCAGGATCTAAAAGG aaaGGGTCACACAGACGCAGAAATTCAAGCCATCTTCGCTAAATACGATCAGGACGGCGaccaggagctgacggagcatGAACACCAGCAAATGAGGGACGAcctggagaaagagaga GACTTGGAGCTGGAACGCAATTCGCTGACCCGACCcagcagtgggcggagcttcccTCGCACCCAGGACGACTCGGAGGAGGACGACGATGAAGACAGCGGTCACAGTTCTCGTCGCCGTGGCAGCAGCTCAGGGGGCGTCTCCTACGAGGAGTTTCAAGT GCTGGTGAGGCGTGTGGACAGGATGGAGCACTCCATCGGCAGCATCGTGTCGAAAATCGACGCTGTGATTGTGAAGCTGGAAGCCATGGAGAGAGCGAAACTGAAAAGAAGAGACGTGCTGGGGCGCCTGCTGGACGGAGTCATGGAG GACGAGCGTCTGGGACGGGACACTGACGCCCACAGAGAGCAGATGGAGCGGCTGGTGAGGGAGGAACTGGAGCGATGGGAGTCGGACGACATGGCCTCACAGGTCAGCCACCCGCAGCCCGCCACGCCCAtcggcccccggccccgccccccatcCTCGCTGTCCACCGACGGCCTCGACGCCAGCACCACCGTCAGCAGCCACGTGTGA
- the pkd2 gene encoding polycystin-2 isoform X1, which yields MSSTRVRPQQLPQSPAARSPHRLDHSEGIEMENIQHQDLGLGGVAGTPSPPSRQAWSRDNPGFEPEDEIMEADWPQASPGRRSVSTASSSSCSSGPGGYHRGGSSPHIPRGGLYPTPTLDGQQQDRHEHRSCMKQILQKIRILWGTELMEDSDSSRERYLRNILREMLTYMAFLITVCILTYGMVSANMYYYTKVMSQLFLDTPLSAGDPTTFRSLSTMEDFWKFTEGPFLSGMYWEVWYNNKNLPENQSLIYYENLLLGVPRLRQVKVRNESCSVHEDLRDEVQDCYSIYTLTNEDTASFGPKNGTAWVYTTGNQMNSSSYWGQVSQYGGGGYYQDLSRTKEESAAHLQFLKDHLWLDRGTRAVFLDFSVYNGNINLFCIARLLVEFPATGGVVTSWHFQTVRLIRYVSSWDYFVGVCEVAFCLFILYYVVEEVLEIHIHRLHYFKSLWNCLDVLIVALSVVAIIMNVTRTAMVGNLLTGLLENHTVHPSFEPLANLQIQFNNMAAAIVFFSWVKLFKFINFNKTMNQLSSTMSRCAKDLVGFAIMFFIIFLAYAQLAYLVFGTQVNDFSTFQASIFTQFRIILGDFNFSEIEEANPVLGPIYFTTFVFFIFFILMNMFLAIINDTYSEVKADMSQQRSEMEMTDLIKKGCNKALMKLRLKKTAVDDISDSLRQAGGKLNFDELRQDLKGKGHTDAEIQAIFAKYDQDGDQELTEHEHQQMRDDLEKEREDLELERNSLTRPSSGRSFPRTQDDSEEDDDEDSGHSSRRRGSSSGGVSYEEFQVLVRRVDRMEHSIGSIVSKIDAVIVKLEAMERAKLKRRDVLGRLLDGVMEDERLGRDTDAHREQMERLVREELERWESDDMASQVSHPQPATPIGPRPRPPSSLSTDGLDASTTVSSHV from the exons ATGAGTTCAACCCGAGTCAGACCGCAGCAGCTCCCGCAGAGCCCCGCGGCCAGGTCCCCGCACAGGCTGGACCACAGCGAGGGCATCGAGATGGAGAACATCCAGCATCAAGACCTGGGGCTCGGAGGGGTCGCGGGCACCCCGTCCCCTCCGTCCAGGCAGGCGTGGAGCCGGGATAACCCGGGATTTGAACCCGAGGACGAGATCATGGAAGCAGACTGGCCTCAAGCGAGTCCCGGGAGGAGGTCGGTGTCcacggcctccagcagcagctgcagcagcggcccGGGAGGCTACCACCGCGGGGGCAGCAGCCCTCACATCCCCCGGGGAGGACTGTACCCCACTCCCACCCTGGAcggccagcagcaggacaggCACGAGCACCGCAGCTGCATGAAGCAGATCCTGCAGAAGATCAGAA ttctCTGGGGCACAGAGCTGATGGAGGACAGCGACAGCAGTCGAGAGAGATACCTGCGGAACATCCTGAGGGAGATGCTCACATACATGGCATTCCTCATCACTGTCTGTATCT TGACTTATGGGATGGTGAGTGCAAACATGTACTATTATACCAAAGTCATGTCTCAGCTTTTTCTGGACACTCCGCTGTCTGCTGGGGATCCCACTACGTTCAGGAGCCTCTCCACCATGGAGGATTTCTGGAAG TTCACTGAGGGGCCCTTCCTCAGCGGTATGTACTGGGAGGTATGGTACAACAACAAGAATCTGCCGGAGAACCAGAGCCTCATCTACTACGAGAATCTCCTCCTCGGGGTGCCGCGGCTCAGACAGGTCAAAGTGCGAAATGAGTCCTGCTCTGTCCACGAAGATCTGAGGGATGAGGTCCAGGACTGCTACAGCATATACACCCTGACCAACGAGGACACCGCCTCATTCGGCCCCAAGAATGGCACAGC GTGGGTGTACACCACTGGGAATcagatgaacagcagcagctacTGGGGGCAGGTGTCTCAATATGGAGGTGGAGGATACTACCAAGACTTGTCTCGCACCAAGGAGGAGTCGGCTGCACATCTACAGTTTCTCAAAGACCACCTGTGGCTGGACAGGGGAACTCGAGCGGTCTTCCTTGACTTCTCTGTTTACAACGGGAACATAAACCTTTTCTGCATCGCCAG GTTGTTGGTGGAGTTCCCCGCTACGGGCGGGGTGGTGACATCCTGGCATTTCCAGACAGTGCGTCTGATAAGATACGTGTCCAGCTGGGACTACTTTGTCGGCGTGTGCGAGGTGGCGTTCTGCCTGTTCATCCTCTACTACgtggtggaggaggtgctggAAATCCACATCCACCGGCTGCACTACTTCAAGAGCCTGTGGAACTGTCTGGATGTTCTCATTGTCGCG ctcaGCGTCGTTGCTATCATCATGAATGTAACCCGGACGGCCATGGTTGGAAACCTGCTGACAGGCCTGTTGGAGAACCACACTGTTCACCCCAGTTTTGAGCCTCTGGCTAACTTACAGATCCAGTTTAATAACATGGCTGCAgcgattgtgtttttttcctgggtCAAG ctttTTAAGTTTATAAACTTCAATAAGACCATGAATCAGCTGTCCAGCACCATGTCTCGCTGTGCCAAGGATCTCGTGGGCTTTGCCATCATGTTCTTCATCATCTTCCTGGCATACGCTCAACTTGCGTACTTGGTGTTTGGAACTCAAGTCAACGACTTCAGCACTTTTCAAGCCAGCAT ATTCACCCAGTTTCGCATCATACTGGGAGACTTCAACTTCTCAGAGATTGAGGAAGCGAATCCAGTGCTCGGGCCCATCTACTTCACaacctttgttttcttcatcttctttatTCTCATG AACATGTTCCTGGCTATCATCAATGACACTTACTCAGAGGTGAAGGCTGACATGTCTCAGCAGAGGTCCGAGATGGAAATGACTGACCTCATTAAGAAG GGTTGTAACAAAGCACTGATGAAACTGCGACTGAAGAAGACGGCGGTGGACGACATCTCCGACAGTTTGCGTCAAGCTGGGGGGAAGCTGAACTTCGACGAACTTCGTCAGGATCTAAAAGG aaaGGGTCACACAGACGCAGAAATTCAAGCCATCTTCGCTAAATACGATCAGGACGGCGaccaggagctgacggagcatGAACACCAGCAAATGAGGGACGAcctggagaaagagaga GAGGACTTGGAGCTGGAACGCAATTCGCTGACCCGACCcagcagtgggcggagcttcccTCGCACCCAGGACGACTCGGAGGAGGACGACGATGAAGACAGCGGTCACAGTTCTCGTCGCCGTGGCAGCAGCTCAGGGGGCGTCTCCTACGAGGAGTTTCAAGT GCTGGTGAGGCGTGTGGACAGGATGGAGCACTCCATCGGCAGCATCGTGTCGAAAATCGACGCTGTGATTGTGAAGCTGGAAGCCATGGAGAGAGCGAAACTGAAAAGAAGAGACGTGCTGGGGCGCCTGCTGGACGGAGTCATGGAG GACGAGCGTCTGGGACGGGACACTGACGCCCACAGAGAGCAGATGGAGCGGCTGGTGAGGGAGGAACTGGAGCGATGGGAGTCGGACGACATGGCCTCACAGGTCAGCCACCCGCAGCCCGCCACGCCCAtcggcccccggccccgccccccatcCTCGCTGTCCACCGACGGCCTCGACGCCAGCACCACCGTCAGCAGCCACGTGTGA